In Saccharomycodes ludwigii strain NBRC 1722 chromosome III, whole genome shotgun sequence, one DNA window encodes the following:
- the YSF3 gene encoding U2 snRNP complex subunit YSF3 (similar to Saccharomyces cerevisiae YNL138W-A | YSF3 | Yeast Splicing Factor 3b subunit), whose amino-acid sequence MKEKHIGLGNDNTTPEEWATNVHRDTYNSLINHSGLLEYLSLAKNESKFDAKLQLLKKFSSPIENESVSSLKNDRKRTIPE is encoded by the coding sequence ATGAAAGAGAAACATATTGGTTTGGGTAATGATAATACTACACCAGAGGAATGGGCTACCAATGTTCACAGAGATACATATAATAGTTTAATTAATCATTCCGGACTACTTGAATATTTATCTTTAGCAAAAAATGAGTCAAAATTTGATGCTAAAttacaattattaaaaaaattctcCTCTCCAATTGAAAATGAATCAGTTTcctctttaaaaaatgacagaaaaagaacaaTACCTgaataa
- the THO2 gene encoding Tho2p (similar to Saccharomyces cerevisiae YNL139C | THO2 | suppressor of the Transcriptional defect of Hpr1 by Overexpression) has protein sequence MNINNIVSSISFNNEESNAEICFDSTFFENYESNFTQLVQNLNEVNSLDPDKYSDRINEVFYDIFKAYENNEHDFKLSTKLIELANSMLLKLDNKQKVLSLFISMLNSFPLEVPMLSNMIQGCSALKEGGILAYFFNEKFLMKIGIFTDANNKIFKKKLVNEKYVIPKYHMLFENNRGWSELLTLFYLAFQDNQKAYKIDCFYSKHLENIIGKYQLDTLKVLEVILDIFLQQEYTACNSEFIVKLLKNSIFWPEKEANLEHLDQEGGNVIAAKILVSKLIFEQYCQRKCFLIIAILMKVGFVSFASIYNLLTPTDDSIHKYLELRKKELQEEGARVSQASNPLATAAPLSNDDGGDNDTTRSSNLSSDTNNNKKEGSEPVSEETKDENESKLTSVHEKEELGTLVEKSLKVTFLEFLLEYGCYWPSIYLLRKFPFLIEINENLGPLICRMFNYLIDDLYKKCVNGTKFIGLQSNLIKASISDGFIDKLPQFMVSDSISEPIFVSQPPSEYEYFYSEWPDNLTQVNNINDFFRISHELLFTIVPKMNIAEGPTIISKIVSIASYHLNQDGSSGNLDKWFDYTRKFLYPCTCFLDTVSINLIYRILYKFPFELRFQLYHEMMNKLSSDNLFITLEYRKHEKLSKSALKSLSVENEYTQMRKISNLANVDPLAVLNSVVSQIENYDKVASLIVSGSSYFSHYCLDVFQYVLLLRLASRRTTVQSDGINMAMWVQRLTIFISELIKHCPSFDPVNINNYIIKMLVKQDFVSITLLKEIVVRVTGIQNLNDINENQLYMLNASDSLKHSGRSAIHDNRYKQKTPTVSYLQSFVRCQPDSISKTIILLYKFLSSLNSKESHYKILSSRYDEIITLLWSFIEMCQYFLSTTEYESNVLSFSRLINERRVPITWAFHIWRDHYSTMGLDKFNEELGKADFDINFVDISRDFYTEFWKYSLYDIHFDEQLYNVEISRLVDFYANKPMEREQEKRLKSYVLNDLQEHKAIFEQRLSQLCVLKNDCFPKNLTTGNIKSLLGYCIIPRVIFSNSDALYSAEFLFALFEKDELFLIYNFWFNSGIFRSLLFSSTVLESGNIGIFVKKSLEKFEIWRKTGKLTNDESKNLYKWHANLIAVVSKLLGESNYMSIRNCIEFLKQIIMVFPILDIQVEELIKHINFQLLSEKREDIILPSNALLGFLRSRLRNPIKLSDFYKLSEDEKEDYQKILKSEEILTEYEKLKSKERSSDFNNISTKRSVPEQSFENSTLTKKRKLDSDTTILPQEKTKNGENDMIAVTTPESEHLSNTSAGIDNNDKASPTAVDTTVTTNKPNMTSIPFNAAQKESMMTAKGSTTGTTPDLGANNSANTTTALNIDENKEETTDNTCFRKNDTNLELDSNIKIAKKDVDSKLNDQDENTTAVSRTAITVSNTITSGDVSPSPSPAADNSDVSGNVHESTKRSSLGANTFATNVNKNSNDFQPKNRAYYRNYYAREYDHGSNAAKIIIDLMDDFANFDLVAAFKRLDDVRIFERFYNSCFEKTKNNTDITKFIFSIVWNKVISYENNPETTRLKSEFNNVIFLEFALYFQNDREVLLKELERVNATVYNGEIQKKTSSARKNNETSYSRFDNQGIKRDSDHVSRFAYRNDNRVHTNSRDYKNDYKSNSRSANTSDNSNHNRREYLSEKKDVTSIANYNMKVSSIDTLTGNGDGGNGNDDNDNNSGRSHSQQDANSGYGRSYDANTTSSVSSSSKTSNYRRNIPNQDGKRIAMSNQRKDSRSQQHGGYNRNSVDRNRPSYERTGRSGSYSRR, from the coding sequence atgaatattaataatattgtttctTCAATATCTTTCAACAACGAAGAGTCCAACGCTGAAATATGTTTTgattcaactttttttgaaaactatGAAAGTAATTTTACACAACTAGTTCAAAACTTAAATGAAGTCAACTCACTCGACCCAGACAAATATTCAGATAGAATCAATGAAGTTTTTTATGATATATTCAAAGCATATGAAAACAATGAACatgattttaaattatcaacAAAGTTGATTGAATTGGCTAATTCAATGTTACTTAAACTagataataaacaaaaggTCTTGTCACTTTTTATCTCGATGCTAAATTCTTTCCCATTAGAGGTCCCGATGCTTTCAAATATGATTCAAGGGTGTTCTGCCTTAAAAGAAGGTGGTATTTTagcatatttttttaatgaaaaattctTAATGAAAATTGGAATTTTCACGGAcgcaaataataaaatattcaagaaaaagttggtcaatgaaaaatatgtGATTCCCAAATACCACATGCTCTTTGAGAATAATCGTGGCTGGTCGGAATTGCTaactttgttttatttagcATTTCAAGATAATCAAAAAGCTTATAAGAttgattgtttttattctaAGCATctagaaaatattattgggAAGTACCAGTTAGATACACTCAAAGTTTTGGAAGTCATCttggatatttttttgcagCAAGAATACACTGCCTGTAATTCCGaatttattgttaaattattgaaaaactCTATATTTTGGCCGGAAAAAGAAGCCAATTTAGAACATTTGGATCAAGAGGGTGGTAATGTTATTGCAGCTAAAATTTTGGTAAGTAAACTAATATTTGAACAATATTGTCAaagaaaatgttttttaattattgcAATTTTAATGAAAGTTGGCTTCGTTTCATTTGCGTCAATTTACAACTTATTAACACCAACTGATGACTCCATTCACAAGTATTTAGAACTTCGTAAGAAAGAATTACAGGAAGAAGGCGCTAGGGTTTCCCAAGCAAGTAACCCATTAGCTACTGCAGCTCCATTAAGTAATGATGACGGAGGTGATAATGACACAACTCGTTCAAGCAACTTGTCAAGTGataccaacaacaacaagaaagaAGGTTCAGAACCAGTTTCCGAAGAAACCAAGGATGAAAATGAATCGAAACTAACTAGCGTTCATGAGAAAGAAGAACTAGGTACACTAGTCgaaaaatctttaaaagtaacttttttagaatttttaCTAGAATATGGTTGCTATTGGCCTTCAATATATTTACTAAGaaaatttccatttttgatAGAGATAAATGAAAACTTGGGTCCTTTAATTTGTAGAATGTTCAATTACCTCATAGACGACTTGTATAAAAAGTGTGTTAATGGTACTAAGTTTATTGGATTACAATCCAACCTAATAAAAGCTTCAATTTCAGATGGATTTATCGACAAACTACCGCAATTTATGGTTAGTGATTCAATTTCAGAACCTATATTCGTTAGCCAACCGCCTTCAGAATATGAATACTTTTATTCAGAATGGCCAGATAATTTAACTCaggttaataatataaatgattttttccGTATATCACATGAACTATTATTTACGATTGTTCCTAAAATGAACATTGCTGAGGGCCCAACtattatttccaaaattgTTAGTATTGCTAGTTACCACTTAAATCAAGATGGCTCAAGTGGAAATTTAGACAAGTGGTTCGACTACACTcgtaaatttttatatccATGCACCTGCTTTTTAGACACTGtatcaattaatttaatttacaGGATTCTTTATAAATTCCCCTTTGAACTAAGATTTCAATTATATCATGAAATGATGAATAAATTATCTTCCGATAACTTGTTTATAACATTAGAATATAGGAAACACGAAAAATTATCCAAATCGGCATTGAAATCCTTAAGTGTGGAAAACGAATATACCCAAATGAGAAAAATTTCTAACTTAGCCAATGTGGATCCTTTGGCTGTTTTAAACTCTGTGGTTTCTCAAATTGAGAATTATGACAAAGTTGCCTCCTTAATTGTGTCTGGCTCGTCTTATTTTAGCCACTACTGCTTAGACGTTTTCCAATATGTTTTATTACTGCGTTTGGCTTCTAGAAGAACAACTGTGCAAAGTGATGGTATAAACATGGCTATGTGGGTCCAAAGGTTAacaattttcatttctGAACTGATTAAACACTGCCCTAGTTTTGATCCAGTaaacattaataattatataattaaaatgttGGTGAAACAAGATTTTGTTTCCATAACTTTATTGAAAGAAATTGTTGTTCGAGTTACCGGTATTCAAAACctaaatgatattaatgaGAATCAATTATATATGCTAAATGCTTCTGATAGTTTAAAGCATTCCGGAAGATCGGCGATCCATGATAACAgatacaaacaaaaaacaccCACGGTCTCGTATTTGCAAAGTTTTGTCAGATGCCAGCCTGACTCAATctcaaaaacaattatattACTTTACAAGTTTCTTTCCTCTTTAAACTCCAAGGAATCccattataaaattttatccTCAAGGTATGACGAAATAATAACTTTGTTATGGTCTTTTATTGAAATGTGCCAGTATTTTTTAAGCACAACTGAGTATGAAAGCAATGTATTATCGTTTAGTAGACTAATTAATGAAAGACGAGTACCAATTACTTGGGCTTTCCATATTTGGAGGGATCATTACAGTACTATGGGCCTTGACAAATTTAATGAGGAATTAGGAAAAGCAGACTTTGATATTAACTTTGTTGATATTTCAAGAGATTTCTATACCGaattttggaaatattCTTTGTACGACATTCACTTTGACGAACAGCTGTACAACGTTGAGATATCTAGACTTGTTGATTTTTATGCTAATAAACCAATGGAAAGGGAGCAAGAAAAAAGACTCAAGAGTTATGTGCTTAATGATTTGCAAGAACATAAGGCCATCTTCGAACAAAGGCTTTCTCAATTATGcgttttgaaaaatgattGTTTCCccaaaaatttaacaaCAGGGAATATTAAATCTCTATTGGGATATTGTATCATTCCAAGAGTAATATTTAGTAATAGTGATGCTTTGTATTCCGcagaatttttatttgcttTGTTTGAGAAAGATgagttatttttaatttataactTTTGGTTTAATTCTGGTATATTTAGGTCACTACTATTCAGTAGTACTGTCCTAGAATCTGGCaatattggtatttttgttaaaaaatccttggaaaaatttgaaatttggAGAAAAACTGGTAAGCTAACTAATGATGAATCGAAAAATTTGTATAAATGGCATGCCAATTTAATAGCTGTAGTTTCGAAATTATTGGGCGAGTCAAACTACATGTCGATTAGGAATTGTATTGAGTTTTTGAAGCAAATTATCATGGTATTTCCTATATTAGATATTCAAGTTGAAGAATTAATTAAGCATATTAACTTTCAATTATTGTCAGAAAAAAGGGAGGATATAATTCTACCAAGTAATGCACTATTGGGGTTTTTAAGATCTCGTTTAAGAAATCCAATTAAGCTATCTGATTTTTATAAACTTTCAGAAGATGAGAAGGAAgattatcaaaaaatattaaagtcTGAGGAGATTTTAACAGAATAtgaaaagttaaaaagCAAAGAAAGGTCTAgtgattttaataatattagtacAAAAAGGAGTGTACCAGAACAGtcttttgaaaatagtACTCTTacaaaaaagagaaaactGGATTCGGATACTACTATATTACCACAAGAAAAAACTAAGAATGGAGAAAATGATATGATTGCTGTAACTACTCCAGAAAGTGAACATTTAAGTAATACTTCCGCAGGAatagataataatgataaggCTAGCCCAACTGCTGTGGACACGACTGTGACAACCAATAAGCCAAATATGACATCTATTCCTTTTAACGCAGCACAGAAAGAAAGCATGATGACAGCCAAAGGGTCTACAACTGGTACTACTCCGGATCTTGGAGCTAACAACAGTGCTAACACTACAACTGCACTCAATATTGATGAAAACAAAGAGGAAACAACGGACAATACATGTTTTAGGAAAAATGATACTAATTTAGAATTGGAtagtaatataaaaatcGCAAAAAAGGATGTTGACAGCAAATTAAATGATCAAGATGAAAATACTACTGCCGTTTCACGTACTGCTATCACTGTTTCTAATACAATCACAAGCGGGGATGTTTCACCATCGCCATCACCAGCAGCAGATAACAGCGATGTATCTGGTAATGTACATGAAAGTACCAAAAGAAGTAGTTTAGGTGCTAACACTTTTGCTACtaatgtaaataaaaactctAACGATTTCCAACCAAAAAATAGAGCATACTACAGGAACTATTATGCTAGAGAATACGATCACGGTTCCAATGcagcaaaaataataattgatTTAATGGATGATTTTGCAAATTTTGACTTGGTTGCGGCCTTTAAAAGGCTAGATGACGTTAGaatttttgaaagattTTACAATAgttgttttgaaaaaacaaagaataATACAGATATTAccaaatttatattttctattgTTTGGAATAAGGTTATAAGCTATGAAAACAATCCAGAGACTACCCGTCTAAAATCtgaatttaataatgtAATCTTTCTTGAATTTGCactatattttcaaaatgatAGGGAGGTGCTACTTAAGGAATTAGAACGGGTTAATGCTACTGTATACAACGGGGAGATCCAGAAAAAAACGAGCTCTGCTAGGAAAAATAACGAAACTAGTTATAGTAGATTTGATAATCAAGGAATAAAACGTGATTCCGACCATGTAAGTAGATTTGCTTATAGGAATGACAATCGTGTTCATACAAATAGCAGAGATTACAAAAATGATTACAAATCAAACAGTAGGAGTGCAAATACAAGTGACAACAGCAACCATAATAGAAGAGAGTATTTAtcagagaaaaaagatgtAACTAGCATTGCAAATTACAATATGAAAGTCAGCAGTATTGATACTTTGACTGGCAACGGTGACGGAGGTAATGgaaatgatgataatgacaACAATAGCGGTCGTAGTCACTCCCAACAAGATGCCAATTCCGGATATGGTCGTTCTTATGATGCTAACACCACATCTTCGGTATCATCCTCTTCAAAAACTAGCAATTACAGAAGAAATATTCCTAACCAAGATGGAAAAAGAATTGCTATGTCCaaccaaagaaaagatTCTAGATCGCAACAACATGGTGGATATAATCGTAACTCGGTTGACCGTAACAGACCTAGTTATGAAAGAACTGGTAGGTCTGGATCATACAGTAGGAGATag